The nucleotide sequence AATACTGGCGTTGATCAAGAGCCAAAGTACCAAGTTTCTCTAAACTTACTGCTTGGCGATGCTTATCCCCAATAGATTCTTGAATGGTTAAAGCCCGATCATAATAGACTTGGGCTTTAACAAACACACCTTGATCACGATAGCAATCTGCAAGTTGTGCCAATAAAATAGATTGTTGTTGAAGATATATATGATTCCCTATGTGTTCCACAAGTAATTGGTCAATTAAGGACAAGGCTTGATAATAGATTTGTTGTGACTGAACTGATTGCCCTATTTTATAGCGACAACGCCCTATTCTCCCAAGGGTTACACAATGCTGGTAGGATCCATGGCCCAGTGGCTGATTAGTTGGCTTTTGCTCAATGCGAGCTAATAACGTTATAAGTCGCTCAAGCGCTTGATTATAGTGGGCTTGGGCAAAGTCAGCCATACTAAGTTCACTCTCATGTAAATATTCTGACTCAGTTAGTTGTTCGTTTGTAATAATATATGGTGCAATTTGTTGGTTGAGCAGATTGCGCTCACGTTGCATCCCAAAAACATCATAAAACTTATTTAAAATAGTAATCATGTTTATCGCTCTAGTAATATCCTTCAGGTTTATTAAAATTTTGATCACTCGTTGTAAATTAGGCATTTCATATTTGACCAACATCCTTACCTCTTTTGGGTTTTGATGCTCCTGTCTAGCACAAGAGTGCAATACTGTATAGTAGCGCATAGTAAAACGTTGCTCTAGGTCGGGAGGAGCCAGATGATAGTGGCGTAGATAGGGTACAAGAGTTGGATGAAAGGATAAAAAAGGCACAGTAAAGCCTTCAATTGCAACAGGGACAATTAATGCGGCATGCTCGAGGGCAGCACGAAGTTGCGGCCATTGTTCAGCGGGAATCTCGGTAATTTCCAAAAGATCATCTTCGCTTGCGCCACCCTCAAAGGGCATAAGCCGTGTAATCCACTCGCGCTGTTCAAGGCTGAGGCGTTGCAGCGAGTAGGTGAGTGAGGCTTCGAGTGAGTGATGGCGCTGGTTGGCACTAGTTTCATCAGTGTATTGGGCTAAGGCATTGCTATAGTCGCTCAGCAGGTGCTCAATGCTTAAGCTAGAGTCGCGCAAGGCCCGCAGGGTCAAGCCCATCGCCAACGGGTGATGATCGAGCCGCGCCAACAGGGTGCTAAGCGGTAGTTTTGGCACACGCCGCCGATTAATCGCCAAATCGTCGAGTAAGGCAGTAGCAAAATTGTAAGCCGCATGTTCGTCCAAACCATGCAGCTCGATCATGCTCGTGTATTGATCTTGCTGCAAGCGACTATCGCGCAAATCATAATCACGGCAGGTCAAAATGATGCCTGCGCCTGCTGCTCGCAAACCCACCACACAATCCCACAAGGCTTGGCGCTCTTGGGCTTCCAACACATGCAGCTCAACATTGCCCGCGTTGGGCAAAATACTCTCCAAATTATCAGCGATAATCAGCAGCGGCTTGCTGCGTAAATGCGGCGTGAAGCGCTGCACGGCTGCTTGCAAATCGTGCGAATCGGTTTCGGGCAACGCATAATGGCGGGCAATCGCACTGAGCAAGGCAATGTGGCTGCCACCATGTTCAAATGACAGCAGCAATGCGCCGTGATAGAGCTTGGTTTGGGTCAGCCAGGCGGCGGCTTCGGTGGCAAGGCGGGTTTTGCCAATGCCGCCAAAGCCATGCAACAACACGATTTTGCCATTAAGCAACGCTCGTTCAAGCTGCAACAGCTCCGTGGCGCGTCCAACAAACGGGCGTTGCACGGGATTTTCCATAAAGCCCGACAGTTTAGCAGGTTTGGGGCGGCGTGGTTTGCCCGTTGGAGTCAGATTAATCGCTGCCTGCTGATAAAAATGCGGCATCCACCAATCGGTCAAGCTAATTGGATCAGGTTCTTGCTCAGCGTTGCGCGCAAGATGCAGGCGCACCGGCTGGCTTTGCAAGGCTTGACGTGCCCGCTCCAACGCCAATGGCACTGGCTCGCCCTTGGCGATCAAGCCATAGAATTCGCCAAAAAAGATCGCCGTGGTTATCGGCAACACACTAGCGCTCATTGCCACAACTGCGGGTACGCCCGCCGTCAACAACTGGGTTGCCACGCTACTCAAGGCTTGCTGCTTTTGATACTCAGCATCGGCGCTCTCGCTGGTATCCATCACGCTGGTTTGGCAGGCATCTAACAAGACCAAACGTACCCCAGCTCCATTCAATAATGCAGCGAAGCGACTAGCGGCAACTGTATCAACCTTGTGATCACCTGTTTCGAAAGCCAACATTCCTTCCGGCACGGTGGCCGATGGATAGAACGTGCTAGCTGGTTGCATTTTGGGAAAAGCGCCATGACCATCAAAATGTAAAATATGCACGGGTTTGGTAGCATCTTGCAAACGTCGCGCCAGCTGATCGTAGGTTGGTGGACGCAAAAACTCCAGCTCAATCATACCAGGCTTGAGTTTTTGGTCGTTTTCTAGCTGCTGCAATTGGGCAAAAATGGTTTGGGCTGATGTTCGGGGATCAAGAAATCCTGCATCATTGGGCCGCGCCACAACGACGAGCACCCGTAAGGGCATCGCAAACTGCTGGGCTATAATCTTTGAGCGAACGCTGGAAACGGTACGATAGATCGCCACGGGATTGATGCGTCGTTGATTCAAAAAGCCAAAATCATCGTGCAGCAATTCCCATGGCATGCTCAACACGGCGGGAATTAGACTTAAAATTTGCAGGGTTGGAACGCCCGTATCACCCTGCATCCATTCAGCATAGATTTCTGCCGCACTGGCGCTTGATCGAAAAATTGCTGCAAAGAGCGTCT is from Herpetosiphon gulosus and encodes:
- a CDS encoding CHAT domain-containing protein, whose amino-acid sequence is MSQSNILTLECTSATDAFAGTQWVLRFNQHSASGTLPDIPNSQQRADFRWYFEDYLDWPFLGFRERAAQVEAELATVGKTLFAAIFRSSASAAEIYAEWMQGDTGVPTLQILSLIPAVLSMPWELLHDDFGFLNQRRINPVAIYRTVSSVRSKIIAQQFAMPLRVLVVVARPNDAGFLDPRTSAQTIFAQLQQLENDQKLKPGMIELEFLRPPTYDQLARRLQDATKPVHILHFDGHGAFPKMQPASTFYPSATVPEGMLAFETGDHKVDTVAASRFAALLNGAGVRLVLLDACQTSVMDTSESADAEYQKQQALSSVATQLLTAGVPAVVAMSASVLPITTAIFFGEFYGLIAKGEPVPLALERARQALQSQPVRLHLARNAEQEPDPISLTDWWMPHFYQQAAINLTPTGKPRRPKPAKLSGFMENPVQRPFVGRATELLQLERALLNGKIVLLHGFGGIGKTRLATEAAAWLTQTKLYHGALLLSFEHGGSHIALLSAIARHYALPETDSHDLQAAVQRFTPHLRSKPLLIIADNLESILPNAGNVELHVLEAQERQALWDCVVGLRAAGAGIILTCRDYDLRDSRLQQDQYTSMIELHGLDEHAAYNFATALLDDLAINRRRVPKLPLSTLLARLDHHPLAMGLTLRALRDSSLSIEHLLSDYSNALAQYTDETSANQRHHSLEASLTYSLQRLSLEQREWITRLMPFEGGASEDDLLEITEIPAEQWPQLRAALEHAALIVPVAIEGFTVPFLSFHPTLVPYLRHYHLAPPDLEQRFTMRYYTVLHSCARQEHQNPKEVRMLVKYEMPNLQRVIKILINLKDITRAINMITILNKFYDVFGMQRERNLLNQQIAPYIITNEQLTESEYLHESELSMADFAQAHYNQALERLITLLARIEQKPTNQPLGHGSYQHCVTLGRIGRCRYKIGQSVQSQQIYYQALSLIDQLLVEHIGNHIYLQQQSILLAQLADCYRDQGVFVKAQVYYDRALTIQESIGDKHRQAVSLEKLGTLALDQRQYSDAVKCYDAALALYQSLSYPSAKAVIYQQLGTVALLQNDWITAEFNYRQSLKIEESLENSLGIAQTCNHLGIVAKYLDKPLEAKDWFLRALQTPDLPALSRAHWLCNLAALFVEQIEAGIWPPSLLTEAQGHAEEALSITQTLDPAVAEIWKDFNTLAKIARLKELPEQAAQYRHLAHIAFADHPANRWRIDQQFDQLIAAIVAATQGHYEARAEVEQVLPRLEADGWIISKFIDRIWEGERDWHRLCNEIEKPVIALLILRVLEELETSGSNEDNAD